One genomic window of Motacilla alba alba isolate MOTALB_02 chromosome 1, Motacilla_alba_V1.0_pri, whole genome shotgun sequence includes the following:
- the CPB2 gene encoding carboxypeptidase B2, with product MKMKFYLFFFTFFILVPEKHVFTIPRDEVLWALPQTNEQVEALQDLLNTTEVILWQPVVVENIQKDREVHFYIRASSINSIKAQLRQLTIQHKVLMGDVQGIIEKQTVNDTVNARGSSSYYENYHSMKEIYRWMEAVVKVHSDLLQKIYIGSSYEKRPLYVLKISKSKEKSKNAIWIDCGIHAREWISPAFCLWFIGHAIHVRERDRTMTTLLEHFDFYVMPVINVDGYEYTWSHPSNRMWRKSRSSHGNSKCIGTDMNRNFDAHWCGPGASHSECQEIYCGPYPESEPEVKAVARFVRDHKDTIKAYITMHSYSQMVLFPYSYTKNKSKDHEELESLAQKAAKAIKRTTWKTYTPGAGAQTIYLAPGGSDDWAYDLGIKYSFTFELRDTGTYGFLLPPREIKPTCLEALSAVKEIALHVLQNLGR from the exons GGATGAAGTTTTGTGGGCTCTCCCACAAACCAATGAACAAGTTGAAGCTCTTCAGGATTTACTGAACACCACTGAG GTCATTCTCTGGCAACCTGTTGTGGTTGAAAACATCCAGAAGGACAGAGAAGTCCATTTCTATATCAGGGCATCCAGCATAAATAGCATAAAAGCTCAGTTAAGGCAACTGACCATCCAACACaa AGTCTTGATGGGAGATGTTCAAGGAATTATTGAAAAACAGACTGTCAATGACACAGTCAATGCCCGCGGATCTTCCTCATACTATGAAAACTATCATTCAATGAAAGAG ATATATCGTTGGATGGAGGCAGTAGTGAAAGTCCACTCTGATCTCCTGCAGAAAATATATATTGGATCATCCTACGAAAAGCGACCGCTTTATGTTCTGAAG ATTtctaaaagcaaggaaaaatcaaaaaatgcCATATGGATTGACTGTGGTATCCATGCTAGAGAATggatttctcctgctttttgcCTGTGGTTCATAGGTCAT GCAATCCATGTGCGTGAGAGAGATCGGACCATGACAACACTTCTGGAGCACTTTGATTTCTATGTCATGCCTGTGATAAATGTGGACGGCTATGAGTACACGTGGAGCCACCCCTCT AATCGGATGTGGAGAAAAAGCCGCTCCTCGCATGGTAACAGCAAGTGCATTGGTACTGACATGAACAGGAATTTTGATGCACACTGGTGTG GTCCAGGAGCATCTCACTCTGAATGCCAGGAGATATACTGTGGACCCTACCCAGAGTCTGAGCCTGAAGTGAAAGCAGTGGCTCGCTTTGTCAGAGACCACAAGGACACCATTAAAGCCTACATCACCATGCACTCCTACTCCCAGATGGTACTGTTTCCATATTCTTACACTAAGAACAAAAGCAAGGACCATGAGGAGCTG gAAAGTCTGGCACAGAAAGCAGCTAAAGCTATAAAGAGGACAACTTGGAAAACTTACACACCTGGTGCTGGTGCACAAACAATCT ATTTAGCTCCTGGAGGATCTGATGACTGGGCTTATGATCTCGgcattaaatattcttttaccTTTGAGCTTCGTGACACAGGAACTTACGGATTTTTGCTTCCTCCTCGAGAAATCAAGCCAACTTGCTTAGAGGCCCTTTCTGCTGTCAAAGAGATAGCTCTACACGTTCTACAAAATTTGGGACGCTGA